cggAAACCCAATACACACTCCAGCACTTAGGACTCATGTGCTGCCCTACTGATGTGTTCCCGCCCAGGGAAATGCTTGACCTCTCATCTTGTTACTTAAAAGGAGATTCTGATGCCAATTGGGCAAAtctgaaatgaggaaatgaaatggcTCCACCACTCTCCTTGCCATACCATGCACTTTGGCTGGACATATTCTGTGAGCAGTAGTAAAACCAAAGACCTGCCCTGTTGTGGAAAACATGCCCACTATCCTGTGAGCTGCCTGAGCTATGAGAGTTCTGGTCAGAAGGTCATGCTGCAGGGTAATGGCTGTTGGAGCTGCCTGGAGCATGGCACAGCTCGAGCTCTGGAGCTGCTTGGCCAGAGGGGGATTTGGCATGCATGGTGCTCAGgcctgcagacagcaggcacTCTGGCTTGGCCTCAAGCCAAAAGCGTGGCACGAGGCCAATCCCAAATTAGAGCATAACTTGTCCTGGGCAGGGAGAGTCTCTCCCAGGAAGCTTGCCGGCTGAAGGCATTCCCTTGCCCTCCTGGGGTGTGTTCCAGCTGCCTCCCatgtctgcagggcagggaagagcttTGTTCATGCAGCAGGGATGCATTGCCTCCTTGATGGAGTCTGGGAGATGTTTCCAGAGACAGGGCCCTTGTGAGCAAGTCCCCTTCCTGAGCATGCACAGCCGCGTGGCAGTGCCGGTTCCTTCCAGTCCTCGCTTGTTGAGGGGGAGCTTCCTTGCCCCCCCAGTGGTGCTGGCTTGTGCTGTTGCCTGAGGAGGGCTTTGGGACATGGCAGAGGAGGTGTGCTGAAGCTCTAATGCTAGAAGACATATTGCCTGGGACCTAGAGATGAGTCCCAGCCAGggggaagatgttttctgtAACCCTATGTTCTCCTCGAAAAAGCGATCAGGATAGCTCCTACACACAGCCCCATCTCTTTTGTCAGCAGGGTGAAGCTTATGTATCCCTTGCCTCCCACCGTCCATGTCTGACTGTATCCTGGGGGCAGACCTCCTCAGAGGAGGTCAGGGGGCAGGTCATGGGCAGGTTCTGGACAcctctcacagaggccacccctgcagaatcttgccatgtaaacccaatacacccTCCAGCAATTAGGACTCATCTGCTGCCCCTACTGACGTGTTCCCGCTCAGGGAAACGCTTGACCTCTCATCTTGTTACTTAAAAGGAGATTCTGATGCTAGATGGGCAAatcagaaatgaggaaatgaaatggcagaGTTGACGGAAACCAAAACACAACCTGTGCTATTAGGAAGGCTATTTTGCATTTGAGGTGAGTCTGCTGGAAAATTATGGCCTGAGTAGAGTGACTGTGGGCCTGGGGTGGTGCAGGAGAGGTATAAAAGAGGCCCCATCTCCTCACTCTCTTCATCCACTCCTTTCGCCTCCATCTCCCTGGGAACAAGGTGAGTCTGAAGGCCTTTCTTCCTCTTCGTCCTTGGGGATTTCTTAAATATGCCTGCCCTTTCATCCTCTGTTGGGTCTTGGGGCCACTGGCcatgggagagggaagggagcagcatATGTGTCATGGAGAGAAGCTGGGGCTTGGCTGAATTTCTCTGCAGCTATGGGCTAGGTGGGGAGCTTCATCAGACTGGACACTCCTGGCAGAGCCCTTGGGTCCAAAGTTAAACCCATGGGGCTGCTTACACAGCTGCCAGGTCCCAAAACACCATTTGCCATGTCTGTCCTGTGGTGGGCTGGCAGGGTGATCCTCTCTCATCGTTGTTATCCTCTGGGCCCTCTCTCTAACCAGGTACACCTCCTGCCCCGAGACATGTCCTGCTACAACCAGTGCCTGCCGTGCCTGCCATGTGGACCCTGTGGCCCGACTCCGCTGGCCAACAGCTGCAATGAGCCCTGTGTCAGGCAGTGCCAGGACTCCAATGTCTTCATCCAGCCCTCTCCCgtggtggtgaccctgcccggccccatcctcagctccttcccacagAACACCGCCGTGGGATCCTCCACCTCCGCTGCTgttggcagcatcctcagctctCAGGGAGTGCCCATCTCCTCCGGGGGCTTTGGCCTCTCTGGCTTCGGCAGCCGCTACTGCGGCACAAGGTGCCTCCCCTGCTAAAGCTGCTGGTGATGGTCCTGGAGAAAGACCCCCAGGGACCCAGAAGTTGGTACACACTGGGCACAGTGAATTGGCTTCTTGCATTGAGGTGCCAAACACCCCCAGAACCCACTGCAAATGGATGGGGCCAACCTGGGCTCTTGGAAAGCACGGCCCATGtctgcctttcccctcctccactctctcctttcccacctGTGTCCTTGTTGTTCACTGCACCTCCACTGGGCTCAAAGTCCGACAGCGCCATCCTAGTGTGGACCTTCTGTCCCTTCTCCCTCAGAGGAGTAGGCAGATGGGATGTAGGTGGGTGCGTAGGTGGTGGGATGCCCTCCGTGGCCACATAGTACACGCTCTTGTCTGCCCCTGGAGCTTCCTGCACTGGGAAGTCCTCTCGGTGTGACCTCGTTTCCCTCTTTTGACTCTAATATTAAAGTTCTTCTGCATCCCACCCTGTGCCTCTGAGTtgtccttcccctgcagctgctcttcaAGGATGCCTGGGGAGAGAGGTGATGCTGACTGGTAGTTCTGGGAGCGGGTGGTTGCTGATGCTCATGCTTAGTGATCATTGACACAGGCTTGCATTCAGAATGCTTCATGCATCAGGTCACCATCTGGATTCTAAATATCAGGTTACTTAGAGCTGGATGGAATTATCCAACGCAGTTGAGTAGCTTCTATGCATTTTGGTGGGCACactgtttcttcttctctgaCTAGGACAACAGCATGAAGCAGGAAGTCAGGAAGCAGGGATGACTACATCCTTGACAAGGTGGAGGGCATAGCTGCCCAGGAGAAGACAGGAAATCCCTTCCTAACAGCACTGCAGAACTTGCTGTGCTTGGTCAGTCTTTCTTGCTACAGAGCCCAAAACTGGGCACAGTGTTCTAAATGCATTTGGAGGAGTGCTGAGCAGAGTGGGATTGTCACTGCCatcaatgacaccaagctgagtggtgcagttgatagaaaagaaggaagagatgccattcaaagggacctccACAGGCTGGGGAAGTGGGCCTATGTGAAccgcatgaggttcaacaagtccaactgcaaggtgctgcacctggctCAGGGCAGTCCCACACAGGAGTACAGACAGGGAGAAGAACTCATCGAGAGCAGCcctccagagaaggacttgggggttctggtggacaaaaggcttGAGATGAGCCAGccatgtgcacttgcagcccacaaggccaactgcatcctggtctgcatcaaaagaggtgtgaccagcaggtcgagggaggtgattgtccccctctactctgccctcatgagtACTCAGAGTATGatatccaggtctggggcccccagcacaagaaagatgtggacttcttagagcgagtccagagtAGGGTAAAATATGATCAGATGGCTGGAGcgcctctcctatgaagaaaggctgagagagctcgagatgttcagcctggagaagagatggctcCTGGGAGACTTCATTgtaacctttcagtacttaaaagggtctcagaaaaaaaggttgagaaggactctttacttgggtagaacatgatagggcaagggggaatggtcttaaactaaaagaggacaGATTTAGACTAGACCTTAAGAGgaatttcttcactgtaagggtagtgaggcactggaacaggttgccaagagaagttgtggatgccccatccctggaggtgtccaaggcCATTCTGGATGGGGCCTCGGCCAATCTGATACAGCAAGTGGCGTCCCTgtctgtggcaggggggttggagttagatggtctttaaagtcccttccaacctgagcccttccatgattctgtaattctatgattcttgagCTCCTGACTATGCTTCTGCTCACACAGCCCAGGATGTCATTGGTGTCCTCGGTGTCTCGGAGCACTGCTGGGAGTCACTTCTCTCTGGATGGGTTTACCACCCAAGTAACTTTTCCTGGACCAGCTTTTGGTCTGCTGCCATAGAGGGGCTGCAAGACAGATGATGTGGCGTGAGGGCAGGCTGGCAGGAAGGCATCTGCCAGACTGGGCTCTGGGtgactgcagtgctgctttggGGAGCTTATGGACGGCCCTTTTAGACACTCAGAAAGCACCTGCTgtctctcctcctgccctcagtctctccctgcctccctcttccccacaaAGTTTTGCAGGAAGCCCAGGGAACAGATGGAAGGAGTAGGGGGAGGACTGTGTGGTGGGTTGACCCTGGCAAGCATCTAAGCACCCACCATGCACTCGCTCACACTGCAGCCGCAGCAGAACAGGGGAGAGAGTTGAAAGATGAAGAGACAGGAAAACTCCCCTGCTaatataaagacattttaaggagggaatgggaaacaaaacagaaaaagcaagtgatgcaaGGGCTGTGACTCATCACCTCCCACCAGAAGACCGATGCCCAGCAAGTCTCTGCAGGATGGCTACTTTGGAAGAACTGTCCCGCTGTTTTGTTGCCAAGCATGATGCTCTATCATATGCAATATACCTTTGGTCGATTTGGGTCGGCTGTCCTAGCTGTGTCCCCACCTAAAAACTTCCCCACCCCTAGCCTGCTCTGTGAAAGCACAGAGCGGGAAACATAGAAGGCCTTGACGCTGAGCTAAATCGTTGGTGTGTCACCTCCACTGTTTTAGCCACACAATCAGAACACAGCACCATATTGCCTATGGTGAAGACAATTACCTCCATCACAGCCAGAGCCAGTACAGCCTGCTTCCCCCACTCCCTCTCCTGGCCTGCTCTGGGGCCATTTTCTGCACGAGTCTCCCCgcccagcacagctgcccccAGAGCAGAAGGAATTGCCACCCCTCCTCTcgcctctctccctctcccctgctgcccccttCCCAGGAACCTGTGTGACTGCTGCCCTCCCAGGGCTTCCTGCAGTTCTGGCTCCTCACTTGAGGTCAGCAGTGGCCACATGCCACCTTCAGCAGGATGTGCACTGAGGCCGAGATGGCATGCCAGGACAGACAGGCAGCAAAGCTGGGCCTGATGGCCAGGGACCCTGCAAAACTCATGGGCACCTCTCTCACGTGTGAGTGACTGTGCTTTCCCAAGGGGCCCTACTGCACAGGGCCTCATCCTTGGAAATATGAACGCTCCCCATGTGTCCCACATGCCCCCTGATGTCCCCAGCTGGTATCTGGCAGCTGGTGTCTGGAGTGTCTGCAGGGGAAGGACAACTCAGAGGTGAAggctgggatgcagcagaaCTTTAATATTCGAGTCAAAAGAGGGAAACGAGGTTGCTTCGAGAGAATGCCCCAGTGCAGGAAGCACCAGGGGCAGACGAGAGCGTGTGCTCTGTGGCCACGGAGGGCATCCCACCACCTGTCCATCTACCCACTCCACTGAGGGAGAAGGGACAGAAGGTCCTCTCTAGGCTCATGTGGTGGGACTCAGAGCTCAGTGGAGCTGCGGTGAGTAACAAGGACACAGGTGGGAAAGGAGAGACTGGAGGAGGGGTAAGGCAGGCATGGGCCGTGCTCTCTGAGAGTCCCATGCTCTTCCAAGGGGTGTTGGGGATGTTTGGCCACCCTGAACACAAGAACCCTATGCACAGTGCCCAGTCCGCTACCAACTTCTGGGTCCCTGGGGGTCTTTCTCCAGGACCATCACCAGCAGCTTTAGCAGGGGAGGCACCTTGTGCCGCAGTAGCGACTGCCGAAGCCAGAGAGGCCAAAGCCCCCGGAGGAGATGGGCACTCCCTGagagctgaggatgctgccaacAGCAGCGGAGGTGGAGGATCCCACGGCGGTGTTCtgcgggaaggagctgagga
The sequence above is drawn from the Cygnus olor isolate bCygOlo1 chromosome 25, bCygOlo1.pri.v2, whole genome shotgun sequence genome and encodes:
- the LOC121059845 gene encoding feather keratin 1-like, with the protein product MSCYNQCLPCLPCGPCGPTPLANSCNEPCVRQCQDSNVFIQPSPVVVTLPGPILSSFPQNTAVGSSTSAAVGSILSSQGVPISSGGFGLSGFGSRYCGTRCLPC
- the LOC121059844 gene encoding feather keratin 1-like, coding for MSCYNQCLPCLPCGPCGPTPLANSCNEPCVRQCQDSNVFIQPSPVVVTLPGPILSSFPQNTAVGSSTSAAVGSILSSQGVPISSGGFGLSGFGSRYCGTRCLPC